From Plasmodium coatneyi strain Hackeri chromosome 7, complete sequence:
ataaccaAGACAAGATAAACGTGATAGACACGCCAGGCTAGTGTCACTGCGGCAAAATTCTTCCCGGCGCATCGCCATAAATAAGAAGACGCCTCTGCCCCCATAATGGAGAACATCCTAAGCAAAGTGGACAAAATAGAGCCGTTCGACGCAAAGGTGAAGGAGGAGTACAACCAGTTCAAGTACGATGTAACGAAGCAAGCAATAGAATCCTTAAGAGAGAGAATCCCCAAAAGGATCCTCTACTTCAACACACTGGTTAATGTAAATGCAGAACCAGGTTCCATCCTAGATGTAAGCGACCTAGATACAAACACATACAAATATACAACAAACCAGACGGAGGAAAATACACGGAAAAAGCATAAGACAAAGGATCACGATGTgattgaaaagaaaaaagactCCAtagaaatgaacaaaaatgacatccattttgaggaaaaaaaaatagtaatagatgaaaatgttatatatacTCATTACGTTCCTTCCCACAAACAAATAAGTGCAGAgcttgaaaaaataaaagcctATTCGTCTGAACTTATCGAAATAATAGGTAATATAAAATTGTGGATTCAGTTGAATGTGCCCAGAATTGAAGATGGGAATAATTTTGGTGTAGGAATTCAAGAGGAAGCTATACAGGAGCTGGCTAGGGTTGAAGAAAGCGCTTTCAACCTTTACGATGCGGTTGTGAAGTACTATATGGATAGAGCGAAATTATCGACCAAAGTTATTAAGTACCCTAATGTGCATGACTACCAGGAAGCTGTCCAGGAGTTAGACAAGAAGGAATGGATTCACATAAAAATTACCCTCATTGATATGCGCAACAATTATATTATGCTTTACGATTTGTTGTGCAAAAATTGGGAGAAGGTTGTCAAGCCCAAAAATGAGGATGCCCATCATAGGATGACTTTCTAGATGTTCCTTACTGGGGCGGCCACGAGATAACACCGCAGTTCATACTACGGCGATTTTTACATTCCTATTGCCTAGGTTAGAAGCAGGGAAAATTAGCTCGCTTGTTATGTGAATATTCTGCAAGGAAGATCTGCACAGGGGACAACAATTTTCAACGAGTTCTCCAACTTGAGGGCAAACGTAATGGGTTTCATCTTCGTGCGTAGTTACGAAGATGGAGCGTCGTTCCTGGGGGTGGCATCTTTGGAGTATACAATTTTAAGAAAATGGGTCACCCCGCTTTACAGTGATGTGCTTGCTGGAGCCATGCTTCCCCGCGCGCATGGTTATCCACAATTTGTCGATTGTGCATACGTGTGTACATTTACGTGCGTGTGAACTTACATGATGGGGCCTGTTCTCATagattctttcctttttttttaataaactgtcttgatttttcttttaaacacAATTTTCGCgtaacgcaaaaaaaaaaaaaaaaaaaaaaaaaaaaaagccataCGAAGAGTACGCTCTCGAAGGGGCAGCTACCATTCGGGTAGTCACCACTTTGCAGTGGGAAATGTGTACACCTCTGCTAACCTATCACGGAAGCAATTCGGTGAGGATGCCAAGGAGGGAAAGCTCACTGGGGCCCTCCAAAAGTGTGGTAGATGCACTTCAGGTGGActtcacaaaaaggggaaaaaaaaagaaacgaatgCTTGTCCCATCATATGTGCGCTGTGGAGGACCCTACAGTTTACAAAATGTGTAACTCGCTAACCAGCCTGATTTGTTACCCTCTCCCCTGGAATGAACCCTACTTGGTATTCAGCGCAATGTACTTCCTAGGGaggttataatttttaatcaaAATGTCGTGAATCATATTTACGACATTGCCCTGGACGAggacttcctcctttttggtgGAAGCTGAAATGACAATGGAACAGGAACAAGCTAGCTGTTTCTGTACGTGTTCAGTAAATTTGTTGAGATCCACATGGAATAGGAACAAATTTGTAATGTGggtaacatattttttccctttcatccTGGCAACTGCATAGATGTGAATGGAAGGGCACTTCCCCTTTGTCACTTTAATTGGGTCTACATCGAAATTAGCATTCGGCTTGATAATGGCATAGCAGGGAAGTTGGGTGGAGATGAACTGGCTGAGTAGAGACTCATATAACATGGTAGACGACTCACATGGGACATTTAAAACGGCTCTCAAATCATCGTTTAGCTTTACCATTTGTGAATCCTTACCGCTCACTAACTTCTGCTTCTGTACATATGACTTTAGAACATCCTTTAACTGCATAATGTTGTAATAGGAACTCCTTTCCGACTTGCTATCCACacatttgaaaatatttatcCCTTTGGAGGATGGCATGTAGAATTCAAGTACCTGTGCACCTTTATTtgttgcttcattttttgcacttttgtCGTGATGAGTATTGTTTGAATTGCATTCCACTCCGTTTTGTGCAGCTGCCCCATCATTTTCACCGCCCTCCAATTggcacattttcttttcctgcaAGGACATGGGTTTATAAGACGAGATGATGgaacttcccttccttatatTCACCACGGATATGACATTtctgttttcttttatttttataagcTTTAACTTGGATAAATGCTGAATAAATTTGCtgatttttttgtatgttgATTTTTTAACATCCAATTCTAGGTTCACTTCTTTTGCTCTTATTTTGCTTATAATGTTGGTTGGGATGCCCAACTTTTGTAGCTCTTTCAGGAAGGGTTCATTTCTGTGAATGTACAAAAACTCCTTCGTCATCCTACTGTAAACTCCAGAAACTTCCAACGGGAGGTTGTCATCACTGAGTGATTGAACTACTtccagaaaaaggaacattagTAGTGTATCCTGCTGTTCGCTGTTCAGTTGGAATTTGTCATTTTCATCACCTTCGTGGGGCACATTTGCATTTGATTCCTCTACAGAGGAGGCTTCGCTTGCCGTTTCC
This genomic window contains:
- a CDS encoding Proteasome activator complex subunit 3, with the translated sequence MENILSKVDKIEPFDAKVKEEYNQFKYDVTKQAIESLRERIPKRILYFNTLVNVNAEPGSILDVSDLDTNTYKYTTNQTEENTRKKHKTKDHDVIEKKKDSIEMNKNDIHFEEKKIVIDENVIYTHYVPSHKQISAELEKIKAYSSELIEIIGNIKLWIQLNVPRIEDGNNFGVGIQEEAIQELARVEESAFNLYDAVVKYYMDRAKLSTKVIKYPNVHDYQEAVQELDKKEWIHIKITLIDMRNNYIMLYDLLCKNWEKVVKPKNEDAHHRMTF